The window TCTACAAATGATGAATTTCAGTCATTACTAAAAATCAGTTTTATGATTGGAATCAAAgcataattttaaaagaatgatgAAATTCAGTCTCGTCCCCGACTGTTACACTAAATGGATGTCATAGGTATTTGCATTGTTGAGATTAAgaattatattatacattatatccATGTTAAATACATCAACCTGAAGCATGTTGCAGCATACTTTTCCTTTATGATCTGTCATTGCTAATAAAATAGGAAAGCCAGCTTGATTAACATGCAAAAAAAGTGCAAGTGATTTATCAATGGGATAAGACCTGACTAATACACGATGTATATAAAAGAGCAACATAAAACTGCTATTGGAAACAGCTGACACGTGAACAAAAATGGTTAGGACACGGTGGAAGAGTTCAGAAACCACATCCTTGTCCCACACAGCAAATAAAGGAAGTATCACTTCTGAAGCATCTGACCTACTCTCACCAATATCCTGATCCCCAGACACCTCTGTATTGTCCCCCATGTCAAGCTGCAGtagatttaacttttaaattaaaatttgtatactgtaaattccttattaaatgtgaggaattaatttcagcgtaaaatcgcgagatgTAGTcctcgcagattttaaaatcttgctcttatttttcagacagttttgtgCTATATGAAGTCATAACATTAAAGATGGTAATTGAGATTTTATATCCTCTTATTTTGATGCAAAAAAgcggaatcgcggaattaagtactctcgtaaaataaggaatttacagtacttaAGGCTACCCTTTTGGTAAAACagaacttatttattaattatacatattatgCGTGTACAAAGGCTGTTAAAAGTTATGCAGACATTGCTGTTATCATTTTGTATGGGTGTCAactgttttagctcacctgaaccgaaggctGACTGCAAAAATTAGTCTCCCTGAACTAGTTTATCTTTCAATTGGTAAATCATGAAATAAACTAACAGTAGTgaaaaaaagttggtttacagtacttTTCTAATAATAGTGTATAACAATGTCTGATGGTCCTCACTCTTTACAGTTGAACTACAATGGGGGATCAGTGTGTTATTTTGGTGACCGGGGGGACTGGTTTGGTGGGACAGGCCATCAAGACGATCGCTGAGGGCGAGGAGAATAGGCCCAATGAACAGTGGTACTTTGCCAGCTCCAAGGATGGGGACCTCTCGTAAGTGTCAGGGTGAATCACCtcttattaattaaaaatgactAAGAATGAGAATAGAAATACATATGATTATTATTATCTTGAAAAATCTTAAACATTGTTTTCTCTGATATGTAATATATGTgtagtaaaaaatgttattaacaaTAGACTTATAAAAGTTAAACTCTGTAATAAAACTTGAAATTGCATGACCTTAAATGGGTGACCTTGACATTTTATGTGGTTGCAGAGTACGTGAGGACACAGAGAAGCTGTTTGCCAAGGTCAAGCCCACACACGTCATTCATCTAGCAGCCATGGTTGGAGGCTTGTTCCGTAATCTCAAATACAATCTGGACTTTTATGTGAGTACTACATTAGAACAAGTTGTTATTTCCTAAACAGTTTTGTAGTACATGTGTTGAGTTTTCAATagaatatatttgaataaatttgagTAAAAGATTctctgcatatacatgtatagtgatGTGCACAGTGCATATTTTTGTGTAGATTGCTTGAATATGAATGATCttaaattgataatatttaaaataaatggaaaattcTTAAGAGATTTTCTGTAAATTGATTACAATTGATCATCTTTACAGAGGATCAACACCTTGATCAATGACAATGTGTTGAACGTCAGCTACAAGACAGGTGTGAAGAAGGTGGTGTCCTGTCTGTCTACCTGTATATTCCCAGACAAAACCACCTACCCCATCGACGAAACCATGGTACGCCATTTACCACTGATCACGCAGTCACATCATGACACatgattaatatatatatggGGACAGtctcatcttttgttaaaatttttattcaaattcaaaattttatcttatttagatatcatttttgtggtgaaatttttatatgattaaaaataatcaataaaccgattaaaaaaacatttctattttatatcgaaaaataaaataagtcagTGGCactttaaaaattgactttaaaaaaatttgttcttttaaaaaaaattgatgcaaaTCAAAGATGCTTACAGACAAAGTGATGTTTGAATTAATTTGCATTGGTGTAAGTCAGACATTATCTTGTTTGAATTCTATTGATTGATTGGTTATTGATGCAAATCCTTTCCTACACAGGTCCACAATGGTCCACCACATGACTCCAACTTTGGTTACTCCTACTCGAAGAGAATGATTGATGTGTTAAATAGGTAAAAGCTGGGATGGGAAAAACTGTTGCAAAATTGTAGAGTGAAAATGCTTGCATACTCTTCTGGTTCTCCTATCTTgggatattaatatttaaaaaaaggggtTTAGATTGAAGAGTGTTACATGCAGAGCCTAGTAAAGGACATGCACTGAGACATTTAGATATCAGCAATTTTGTTTGTATCAGTAATATTTTTTGTGGTATGaagatttgaaatttttaataaaacacaGGAACAACATCCCTTCTCCAACAAATTAGCTGAGTTGGAAAAATCACTGAGATTTGAATAGGAAGAATACTGTTTACAGGGTTTTTATTGCTCCACGttttttcgcccttctacactagCAAACAGTTAAGCTCTATGTTGAATACACCGAGACTTAGTTGTGATAAAAGAGGGATGGTATGAGACATTCAGATTTGCTTAGTCTTATATTCACCCAATGACAACATGGGCAAAggggtagaaaaaaaaatttgtgcaaatatttcCCCATATACCTTATTTCCATTATGATTATTGCTTGTTTTCAGGGCTTACAACAAACAGCATGGCTGTCAGTTCACCTCTGTGGTTCCAACCAATGTGTACGGTGCCCATGACAACTTCAACCTTGAAGACGGCCATGTTCTCCCCGGTCTCATCCACAAGATCTACACCGCCAAAAGTCAGTTATTACGTCAATTCATTACATTATTACAAGATTTACATTGCCAAAAGTCAGTTATTACATTAATTCATTACATTATTAAAAGATCTACGCTGCCAAAAGTCAGTTATTACATTAATTCATTACATTATTACAAGATCTACACTGCCAAAAGTAAGTTACAATCATTACATAATTACAAGATCTACACCGCCAAAAGTCAGTTACTACATCAATTCATTACATTATTACAAGATCTACACTGCCAAAA is drawn from Crassostrea angulata isolate pt1a10 chromosome 5, ASM2561291v2, whole genome shotgun sequence and contains these coding sequences:
- the LOC128184063 gene encoding GDP-L-fucose synthase-like, which codes for MGDQCVILVTGGTGLVGQAIKTIAEGEENRPNEQWYFASSKDGDLSVREDTEKLFAKVKPTHVIHLAAMVGGLFRNLKYNLDFYRINTLINDNVLNVSYKTGVKKVVSCLSTCIFPDKTTYPIDETMVHNGPPHDSNFGYSYSKRMIDVLNRAYNKQHGCQFTSVVPTNVYGAHDNFNLEDGHVLPGLIHKIYTAKKNNTPFTVWGTGSPRRQFIYSLDLARLMIWVLREYPEIDPIILSVGEEDEVSIKEAAEAVVEAMDFKGEVKYDTTKSDGQFKKTASNAKLRKYRPDFKFTPFKQAVKESCDWFVANYETARK